In Thermosipho atlanticus DSM 15807, one DNA window encodes the following:
- a CDS encoding DUF933 domain-containing protein — MKVGIVGLPQVGKTTIFSLLTGLEVDPYSTTYQKGIAKVYDKRVKILSDMYNPKKTTYATLEFFDTPSLNPNDKKSRAHVFNMVQNTDALLLVLRAFKNESVPFPENGETAFKQLRMTLDEFIFRDLEIVSSRIEKLENAKRKLEHREENELKVLLHMRDILENEDFLSLHRDEFTEDQIKLVSSYSLVTLKPIVITVNLDETQFENKNYESKDEILKVVNEYNFAYIELCGLMEKEIQELPENEREEFLKDLGITESGIERLSKTMYSQLGLISFFTVGKDEVRAWTLKKGSTAVEAAGTIHSDLARGFIKAEIIKYDDLVSLGSEKEVKEKGLMKLVGKEHVIEDGDIITIRFNI, encoded by the coding sequence TTGAAAGTTGGAATTGTTGGTCTACCTCAAGTAGGAAAGACTACTATATTTTCTCTTTTAACTGGTTTAGAAGTTGATCCATATTCAACCACATATCAAAAAGGAATAGCAAAAGTTTATGATAAAAGAGTAAAAATCCTCTCGGATATGTATAACCCTAAAAAAACTACTTATGCAACTCTTGAATTTTTTGACACACCTTCTTTGAATCCTAACGACAAAAAAAGCAGAGCACATGTATTTAATATGGTTCAAAATACAGATGCTTTACTTCTTGTTTTACGGGCCTTTAAAAATGAAAGTGTGCCATTTCCCGAAAACGGTGAAACAGCTTTCAAACAATTAAGAATGACTTTAGACGAGTTTATATTCAGAGATTTGGAGATTGTATCAAGCAGAATTGAAAAACTTGAAAATGCAAAGAGAAAGTTGGAACATAGAGAAGAAAATGAATTAAAAGTACTTTTACATATGAGAGATATACTTGAAAATGAGGACTTTTTGTCACTTCATAGAGACGAATTTACAGAAGATCAAATTAAACTTGTCTCAAGCTATTCCCTTGTAACATTAAAGCCTATAGTTATTACCGTCAATCTTGATGAAACACAATTTGAAAACAAAAATTATGAAAGCAAAGATGAAATATTAAAAGTTGTAAATGAATATAACTTCGCATATATCGAACTTTGCGGATTAATGGAAAAAGAAATACAGGAACTTCCTGAAAATGAGAGAGAAGAATTCTTGAAAGATCTTGGTATTACCGAATCTGGTATTGAAAGACTTTCAAAAACCATGTATAGCCAACTTGGGCTTATTTCATTCTTTACTGTTGGTAAAGATGAAGTACGTGCATGGACACTTAAAAAAGGAAGTACTGCTGTAGAAGCCGCTGGAACTATCCATTCAGATCTAGCTAGAGGATTTATAAAAGCAGAAATCATTAAATACGATGATTTGGTCTCTCTTGGAAGTGAAAAAGAAGTAAAGGAAAAAGGATTGATGAAATTAGTTGGAAAAGAGCATGTAATTGAAGATGGAGATATTATAACTATAAGATTTAATATATAG
- the truB gene encoding tRNA pseudouridine(55) synthase TruB has product MNGILNIFKPKGMTSHDVIDELRRKLNIRKVGHAGTLDPFAEGVLIVGVGPSTRLLEYFKNLKKRYFVKAILGVITETYDITGEVQEERECRKNEKEIESVINSFKGKYLQVPPAYSAKKYKGKKLYELARKGKIISLPPKEVEIFEIKNITIEKPYFSFEVEVSPGTYIRSLCMDIGYKLSCGATTVELIRTRVGDFRVEDSLNPFENSGGKIKEQIIPVEQVLKLPKVNIYKDYVEKIFNGIQPTLEFIKEIKDDFKKNDDVMIMCDNKLIAIARAERNSSFFETLITKNRLKERVFTLKKVFKGAEF; this is encoded by the coding sequence ATGAATGGAATTCTTAACATATTTAAGCCAAAAGGAATGACTTCACATGATGTTATTGACGAATTAAGAAGAAAATTAAATATTAGGAAAGTTGGACACGCAGGAACGTTAGACCCCTTTGCTGAGGGGGTTTTAATTGTTGGTGTTGGTCCTAGTACACGATTGCTTGAATATTTTAAGAATTTAAAAAAAAGATACTTTGTTAAAGCAATTTTAGGGGTCATTACCGAAACATACGATATAACTGGTGAAGTTCAAGAAGAAAGAGAATGTAGAAAAAATGAAAAAGAAATCGAAAGTGTTATCAACTCATTTAAAGGGAAATATTTGCAAGTTCCACCTGCATATTCTGCCAAAAAATACAAAGGAAAAAAACTATATGAACTTGCAAGAAAAGGAAAAATAATATCACTACCACCCAAAGAAGTAGAAATATTTGAAATAAAAAATATAACGATAGAAAAACCTTATTTTTCTTTTGAAGTAGAAGTTTCACCTGGTACTTATATTAGAAGCTTATGTATGGATATAGGATATAAACTCTCTTGCGGTGCAACTACTGTAGAACTTATACGAACAAGAGTAGGTGATTTTAGAGTTGAAGATTCATTAAATCCTTTTGAAAATTCTGGGGGTAAAATTAAAGAACAAATTATACCTGTCGAACAGGTTTTGAAATTGCCGAAGGTAAATATTTATAAAGATTACGTTGAAAAAATTTTTAATGGAATACAACCAACTCTTGAGTTTATAAAAGAGATAAAAGATGATTTCAAAAAAAACGATGATGTAATGATAATGTGCGATAATAAGTTAATTGCAATTGCCAGAGCAGAAAGAAACTCCTCATTCTTTGAAACTTTAATTACAAAGAATCGTTTAAAAGAAAGAGTATTTACATTAAAAAAAGTTTTTAAGGGGGCGGAATTTTGA
- the pheS gene encoding phenylalanine--tRNA ligase subunit alpha, whose product MKEIQKLVDEAIEEINLAKNSTTLNNIRVKYLGKKGLVTSLMKKLKELPQEERPKFGALVNDAKNTIQAKINDKFQEISALEKMQKYEKLAVDISLPGARKDIGHLHILSQVQKELEDIFISMGFEVVEGPEVEDTWHNFDALNTPDWHPARDVQDSFYFTEEKLLRTHTSPVQVRTMLKRKPPLAIVSPGRVYRRDYDSTHLPMFTQMEVLYIDQNVTIKHLKFTLEEMAKRIFGENSKVRLRPSFFPFTEPSYEIDVWFGDTWLEILGAGMVDPNVFKNVGYDPTKWSGFAFGLGLERVAMVKYGIKDIRDFIRNDIKFLENY is encoded by the coding sequence ATGAAAGAAATACAAAAACTTGTCGATGAAGCAATTGAGGAAATAAATCTTGCCAAAAACTCTACAACTCTTAATAATATACGAGTAAAATATCTCGGAAAAAAAGGATTAGTTACCTCTTTAATGAAAAAATTAAAAGAACTTCCACAGGAAGAAAGACCAAAATTTGGAGCTTTAGTAAATGATGCAAAAAACACTATACAGGCAAAAATAAACGACAAATTCCAAGAAATCTCAGCACTTGAAAAAATGCAAAAGTATGAAAAACTAGCAGTTGATATTAGTCTTCCAGGGGCAAGGAAAGATATAGGACACCTCCATATCCTTTCACAAGTACAAAAAGAACTAGAAGATATATTCATCTCTATGGGATTTGAAGTAGTTGAAGGTCCAGAAGTTGAAGACACTTGGCATAACTTTGATGCACTTAACACTCCAGATTGGCATCCAGCAAGGGATGTTCAAGATTCTTTTTATTTTACTGAAGAAAAGCTTTTAAGAACTCATACATCACCTGTTCAAGTTAGAACCATGCTCAAAAGAAAACCACCATTAGCTATCGTTTCACCAGGAAGAGTCTATAGACGGGATTATGATTCTACTCATCTACCTATGTTCACTCAAATGGAAGTTTTATACATAGATCAAAACGTTACAATCAAACATTTAAAATTTACTCTTGAAGAAATGGCAAAAAGAATTTTCGGCGAAAATTCCAAAGTACGATTGAGACCAAGCTTTTTTCCTTTTACCGAACCAAGTTATGAAATCGATGTATGGTTCGGTGACACATGGCTTGAAATATTAGGTGCAGGGATGGTCGATCCTAACGTTTTTAAAAACGTAGGTTACGATCCTACAAAGTGGTCTGGATTTGCATTTGGTTTAGGACTTGAAAGAGTTGCAATGGTTAAATATGGAATAAAAGATATTAGAGACTTTATCAGGAATGATATAAAATTCCTTGAAAATTACTGA
- a CDS encoding M20 metallopeptidase family protein, with amino-acid sequence MNAIELRHILHQNPEISFHEFETQKILIEALKSLNDERLKVYKIAGTGVLAIYEVMKNNPFILYRADMDALPIKEETDWKYAAKNGNMHACGHDVHMSIAYDLIQKILSSNLNENFIFIFQPGEETGAGASYVLEEIEELPIKYAFALHVTDEYDFKTVATTPGILFAAATEIDLTFTGKSAHIAFYEQGIDSIKITMQFLNEFYKRKFKDTLVGFGKIEGGNARNIVSKETTIFGSIRTPSLEHTEEIIDEISKIAHEISNKHLGGYLLTKGSIYPQVEVNEKLYNSFKDFVSRNEEMRFINCGMKYTGEDFGYFSLRYPSLMFWAGTLKGERVGLHNSKFLPDDDVIEFYSSFVYSFLKELIESEREV; translated from the coding sequence ATGAATGCAATTGAACTTAGACACATACTTCATCAAAATCCTGAAATTTCATTTCATGAATTCGAAACACAAAAAATCTTAATCGAAGCGTTAAAGTCTCTAAATGATGAAAGATTAAAAGTATATAAAATAGCCGGAACAGGTGTATTAGCAATTTATGAAGTGATGAAAAATAACCCATTTATTTTATATAGAGCAGATATGGACGCTCTTCCAATAAAAGAAGAAACGGATTGGAAATATGCAGCAAAGAATGGTAATATGCATGCATGTGGTCACGATGTGCACATGTCAATTGCATATGACCTTATACAGAAAATTTTATCAAGTAATTTAAATGAAAATTTCATATTTATATTTCAACCTGGCGAAGAAACAGGAGCGGGTGCATCGTATGTATTAGAAGAAATTGAAGAATTACCTATAAAATATGCTTTTGCGTTACATGTTACTGATGAATATGATTTTAAAACAGTTGCTACAACTCCGGGAATTCTCTTTGCGGCAGCAACTGAGATTGATTTAACTTTTACAGGTAAATCAGCACATATAGCTTTTTACGAACAAGGAATAGATTCAATAAAAATTACAATGCAATTTTTAAATGAGTTTTATAAAAGAAAATTCAAGGATACATTAGTTGGATTTGGCAAAATAGAGGGTGGAAATGCTAGGAATATAGTTTCAAAAGAAACTACTATTTTTGGGAGTATTAGGACACCTTCGTTGGAGCATACCGAAGAAATTATAGATGAAATATCAAAAATTGCTCACGAAATTTCTAATAAACATCTTGGAGGTTATTTGTTAACAAAAGGAAGTATTTACCCGCAAGTTGAAGTTAATGAAAAGTTATATAATAGTTTTAAAGATTTTGTAAGCCGAAACGAAGAGATGAGGTTTATAAATTGTGGAATGAAGTATACCGGAGAGGATTTTGGATATTTCTCACTTCGTTATCCTTCACTAATGTTTTGGGCTGGAACTTTAAAAGGTGAAAGAGTGGGACTTCATAATTCAAAATTTTTGCCTGATGATGATGTTATTGAATTTTATTCTTCGTTTGTCTACAGCTTTTTGAAGGAGTTGATAGAAAGTGAAAGAGAAGTTTGA